The sequence CAATCCCACAACTTTAAAGCACCTGCAGGTCATTGCGACTGCTATAGCAATCGGGATCATAATTCATGCAGGAAGCCATCTAACATGCGACTTACCCCGTTTAGCTAGAGCATCGCCGGATAAATTTTCAGCCATAGCTTCAGATTTTGCTCATGGTGTACAGCCCACCTATGGTCAACTATTGGCAGGAACAGTAGGCATCACGGGTATTGTCATGGTACTACTAATAGTGATCTCCTTCACATTAGCAACAAGAAGCTTCAGAAAAAGAGGGGTGAAGTTGCCAGCACCCTTCAACCGACTAACAGGCTTTAATGCATTCTGGTATTCACATCATCTTCTTGGTCTAGTCTACATACTACTACTGGTTCATGGAACCAGCTTGTTCTTGGTCCATCAATGGTATGCAAAAACGGTAAGATAGAGTAGGAGAAAAAATTTTATGCTTCTGGAAAATATACTCTTAACAAGAACTAAGTAGTGTTACTGGCATGTCTTGCTGGATTTGACAGACATGGATGTACATATCTATACCCCTGCTGCTTTACATAGCTGAACGGAGTCTAAGAAATCGAAGGTCAGAACATTATGCCGTTGAGATTTTGAAGGTAATTACATTTCATATCTCATTAAAACAATCCAAACATTGGGAAGCAATATGCATAATCTATTCACACAATGCATAGCTTTACGAGGTGCCAAATATTGTGCGAGATTCATGCATTATTGTTGAATTTTAATGAAAAGTAGCTACTGCAAGAGTCTCACTGAGCTAAAGGGACTTGAATAAACAAAACATTCAACAAAGCCCAAAGCAAAAGATTCACCCAGGTTCCTCTGGATTTTATAGGTTTCTGTACTTCCAGGAGGTGTCTTCAGCTTGGTCATGGCAAAGCCAAATGGATTCAAATACATAAGTGggcaatatatttttctacaatgtCCCACAATCTCCCCCTTTGAATGGTGAGTACAAGTGCACAACCATCATATGTACAAATCTACAAATGTTCAGATTCATATATGAATGTCTCTGCAGACACAAGGGCAATTGCAAAATTAGTTTTTATTTCGTATTCCTTCAGGCACCCATTTTCTCTTACTTCAGCACCAGGAGACAACTACCTGAGCGTCCATATTCGTACCGTGGGAGATTGGACACAAGAACTTAAACGAGTATTTACCGAGGATAATTGTTCAGCAACGGTGATTGGTACAGCTAACTTCGGAGGACGGGGAAACATTCACCAAAATGGGTAACTAAATTAGATAAACTTTATGACCATACAGTCAGTTAGAGATGACTCTCTAGGAAGCCTTAGCAAGCAAACTTCCTTGGTGCAGCTTACCTAGATTGCTTGTAGATGGACCCTATGGAGCTCCAGCACAAGACTACCAGAACTATGATGTATTACTACTTGTAGGACTTGGAATTGGAGCTACTCCTTTCATAAGCATCCTCAAAGATCTATTGGACAATACAAGACTAGAAGACCAAGCGGTATTGTTCAGTATCTGTGGCCGTACCTTCTCCCttttcttttttacttttttttcagTAAAACAAACTTGACGGAACTCagtcattttatttattgttgccGGCTTAGGACTCAAATACGGAAACCAGCAGATCAGATGATAGCTCAAATAGTATCGCCTCTTCAAGCGAACCGAGCGTAAAAAAGAAACCACAGCATACAAGAAGTGCACATTTCTACTGGGTTACCAGGGAGCCTGGttcctttgagtggttcaaggGAGTCATGAATGAAATAGCAGAGATGGATCACAAGGCACTTCTTATCCCCTTCAAAAAACTTATTCATTTAGAATTCTGTTGCTAAATTTGGAACAGGAGATGCAAgttattcaatttatttgtgCTCAAAATGGAACAGGGTCAAATAGAGATGCACAATTATCTGACAAGCGTTTATGAAGAGGGTGATGCAAGGTCGACTCTCATCACCATGGTCCAAGCACTAAACCATTCTAAACATGGAGTTGATATCCTATCTGGCACCAGAGTATGATCTCAACTTATATTCTACAATGGTGTGATATTATTCTACAATGGTGTAAATTATATCAGTAATCACTCTTTTTTACAATGTACCTTTCATGTACAAGTGGCAACAATGAGATGAGGATTGTTAAAAATTACGAGTACATAATGTCTCATGAGATCATATTTCCCCATTTCAGGCGAGGACACATTTTGCAAGGCCAAATTGGAAAGAAGTGTTAAAAAAAGTAGCCGCAAAACATCCATGTTCAACAGTAGGTAAAgatatttttcatacaaatgTATCTCATTTCATCCTGACCTTCGAATTGGGTCCTTGCTCGTAAAATTGTTCCTTGACATTGCCATATGATTCAACAATCTGCAAGTTGAAGAAAAGACTCAAGTGATATAGTTTCTGATctaattaaaacaaaatttaacaAGCAAAATACAATAAGTTGTATTGTTCACCAAGAGCTCAAAGATAGAAGGATTTGGattgaagcaaatcaaacaagtcAACATAAAGAAAAAATCAGGAAATGAATGTTTTCTTGTGCGTCAATTCTAAAACATTAAAATCCAGTTTGATATGCTAAGTTAATAGCGATGTCCTTCAACATCTAGAAATCCAAAATGAAAGTTAAAATTTGAGAGACtgattaaaaacaaaaacttctTAAATTTGCAGGTGTTTTCTACTGTGGCATGCCTATCTTGGCAAAGGAGCTGAAAAAACTATCACAAGAAGTAACTCGCAAGACATCCACGAGGTTTGAGTTTCACAAGGAATACTTTTAAAGTGGGAAGACCGTACACTAACTATTCTTGCAAATTGTAATTATGATGTCTgagaagataaaaataaatattacctCGGCAAAATGTCTGAACATATAGTGTATATTTAGGTTAGCCCAATGATAAAGTAGGGATTCAAAACAGAGGGGGAAATGATTGTGGAGGTTGGATGTAGAAAGTACACACTCGGATTATATTTTCATCATAGTCGATTATGTTACAACGGCTTCAAGAAAAAATTGCATTATCGAGCGAAATATTGCATCTGAGAAATAAAGCATTGAAATATTTCTAGGTAATTTGACAAGTGATACAAAACCTTTGCAGATGAAAAATTCAAGAAGACCACCAATTGGAGTTTCCACATATAATTTGTTGTGAAAAATACTCCCCTACATTTCAAGTACCTCAAATGTCATTTGTGCAAACTTAATCTTGACATTTCAATCATCTTTCAATCTACGCAGCAGTTTAGATGCCCATCGCCGAACACGTCTTTTCAAGGTATAACCAGCAAAAACTCCAGCAAGAAAACAAATAGCACAGAGCTTTGAGCAAGTCCAAAGTGATACCACCTGTCTGCATAAGAGATTTGTCATTAAAACATACACGTGCTTTCATTAACTTTTTCCTCTTTACACTTAAAACAGACGCACATAAAATTTATGCTACAATTGGACCAAAGGATTTTGTGATGAATTTTTTAATTAGGGTGTTCATCcattattttaaaacacaaatttttcaacaaaatgaaaataactGTTTTCCAATCTAGCCtgggaaaaaaatttgaattatttcttGGCTATGAAGCTTTTTTATGCTAAATCAAAACCAAGATTTGAATTACATAACAAACTATTTACTCCACACAAACAAAATCTGACTAAAGTTCTCGGATTAAGAGTTTTCTAAGCAAAAACAAACAATGAACAAAGATTCATGAACAAATAATCGCATTATAAATCCTATAGATCCTTCcaattcaaaaagaaaaatcaactaCAATCTGTagtttttctaaaaattaattttcacaagattaaaatatattttttgcagTGCGCCGTTCATAAAAAGAATATCAAGCCAAGTATTCCCCTTACAAAATCACCAAAATTAATCATTCAGATGGAAGAGTTCGATTTCAAATCCATACTACAACCCATTGTGCtcgttttcgtattttctgaATTCTTCGCATTTAAATTACGATCAAGTATTTCAATGGATTTCGTATCCCAAATGACAGTAATTTGACgtccaaaatctcaaatataaattatacCATCCAATCGCAAGCTGAAGGCATTTAACCAGCAACAACGAGGGTTCTTACCTCGGTGGTTGGGTCAACAACAAGCGAGACTGGTCAGATGAATAACCGGCAGAGGATCCAACACcagatgatgaagaagaagaagaagaagaagaagcagcAGAGTCCATTCCTTTCGATTTTTCTAAAGACGAAGCCAAGGAGCTAAGTTTTGCCGTTGATTCTTGAGCCTGGGCCATCGCACTACGATATGCTTTCTGTAGTCCCTCCATTTTCAGATCAGTTCACTAGTTAGGGCCTGTTTATACCCATCAAAATCTGAAATCAGATGAATTTGGGGTTTTAGGGTTAAATGTACTTTGATTTCGGCTACCGTTCGTAATAATGAGTATTGCTAAAGTGATACATTCTACcattatattatgatattttgcttttattttgataagattttatattaaaaatatttttacattttgataaataaaattttgtgttatatttttataacataaaaattattatacaaatttaattatatatataatattactcATTATTAAATCAGATAAACCGCAATAAAAATAATGAGTCTACATATTATCAATATCTCCGATATATATAGTGGATCCACGATATATGTCACGGTCGGAATCCCAGACACGACATCGCcatcatttttcaataaatttcgAAAAACAACAAGTCTTGTATACATAATTTctaaaatcaatatattatttcataACAACATTTGTGTTTATAtctcaaaatacaaaatataattgCGAAATCTAAAATTTATGAACACGATAATTTTagttgagtaggtctcttgtgagacggtctcacgaatttttatctgtgagatgggtcaattctaccgatattcacaataaaaagtaatactcctAACATAAAACGTAATACTGTTgcatggatgaccaaaataagatatcTATCTTACagaatacgacccgtgagaccgtctcacaaatttttttgtcattttagtTACCATATAAGTTCTATCAACATAATTAGTTAATCTATAAGTTTTATCAACATATTTCAAATTTCGAAAAACAACAAGTTCTAGTTACCTTAAACATGATAATAATTTTAACTAATGATTAAGAGTTCGATTCCAtcatcaacattttttttgAGCTATATTGTCATATAAAACCTGTCTAGTGCGATTTACAGCTTGGTTTGCAAGTTATTGCTTCAGTCCGAAGTTTACACAATACATTTTAACACATTGATAAGTGCAAAAAGCTTGAGTTAGGGGGATCGTTAGGGATGTAAAAGGGTCCGGGTTTTACCCAGACACGCAATGAAACCGTCCTAGACGGGGTgggtttgggcatactaaatgggtcatggggcGGGTCTCGGGTCCAATTTTTTAGACCCGTCTAGGTATGGGGTGGGTCATGGGTCCTATAGTACCCGCCCCATATACGTGGATATAAATTGATGTATTCGCGAATATATTTGTGAAGTGAGGTGGAAGGTAGataaatcacatttttattttgttattttaattttgttaatgtactttctctctttaaattacatttttttacagttttatattttcaatgtactttctctctttaattttgtaagtaattcttcaagtaatttaccaacTTGTCCCACCATTCTTGATCAAGAGGAGGATGATTCTGAAGAATGTGTCTGAAAGATTTTTTACTCACTGATTTCacattgatctgtttaagttATGTTATGAGTTATTTTTGGGGATGTCAAAACTTTTTTTTGGAAAGCTAGTAactctttttttatataattcattatgtcgtgaaaatactttgtttgttaATATTAAGTGTTGTTGAAGACATGCATTAGTTTTTTATTGTGTTGTATTTAAAGatttgtttgtttcataattcagtcatgtgataaAAACATTACTGTtttcacttaaaaaaaaattcgggtctcacGGGTCTACCCAGCCCCATTTCGTATTCATGGTTGGGTGGGTCCGAATAATATTTAACCGGAGTGGGACGGGTAATAAGTCAAAATTTTCTTCATGGGAcgggtcttgggtttagccaTACCCGCCCTATTAACATCTCTAGGGACCGTGCATGCGTTCTTCTATAAACATGCTctagaaaatcataattttcatctAACTTGCATATGACATCAACATAATTGTCTTCGATTAGGCTGTGATGATTcttgtaaaaaaaaagaaataaaaaaaaaacacacaattgTCTTCGATTGTCCATTGGGTCTGGTATGTTATTGTTGATTTAagactaaaaattattttgatatatgaattatttataagtcaataaataatatataaattgttGTAAATAACTTCGTTGTTACATGACAATTTTACCCATAAATGAAATggtttttagttaatttatatTTCCGAAATTCAACTAAATACACGTATTAGaggttatttattaattaaatttatttgaaatatatattatgataaatgAGTATCATACTCATTAATTTGTTTTGTATAAAAATGATAGAAttgttaattaatataaatatatattaatcgATAAATCatatactcaaatatcatatttataaatttataataaaatgataatttttttctatattataataataatattataaatatatattactaaAATTACAAATCAATAAGTAAATTATGTacaatatatatgaaaaaaaagataaataatattttttttaatttatatttaaattaagatgCAAGTCGAAAAGCCACGTAACTTAATAGAAATGTCTAAATAAAGTCAAAACTTTCTCTCATACAAGTCACGAAAATCGAGAAAATGAGGGAAATATTTCACGCGCAACCATATCAGTGTTTCGGCTGCCACACACGATCAATTTTTTTCCAGGAGATTTATCGTTTCATTATATATAACATTCATGTTAAACATTATTTCCAATAAAAAAACGAATTAATACCAGATTTTGAAAAACTAAAACGagtaattatgatttttttagtcgtcttaaaataataaatccgAGCTTtggtgaatatatatatttattttatttctttttacaattatttttagctatatataattttgaaataattacttatcataataaatttttaaaataatatttttttaaaaaattgtaataaataaaataagcataaaaataaaaatctacaCGCTAATTAGACTAAAAACAATTTATGTTGATAATAAATTTAACTTTTTTCGCTTCATCATGTAccaattaaatcatttacaaCTAGGGGTGCAATCGAAGTGACTCAGCTCGAGCGAAAGTTTTTTCGAGTCGAGCTCGACTCAAAGAGTAACTTCCGAGAATCGATAATGTATCAAGTTACACGAGTCCGAAAAACTCGTGttcaaaagtttttaaaatattttttaaaatttgaagtataattaataaatatatataaataaataagttcataatatatatgattaaatatatatttacaataaatatatatataaatacgcTCAACTAGCTCATAAAATACTCGAGCCGGTCGAAGTACTCACGAATAACTCGATTTTCTAGTCCAATCTAAACCTGAAGTCTTGTGTTGATATACTTTAGTTTTAATTTTACAATATAATATGTGACCATGGGCGTagtcataaaattttttgacCTTAGGCTGAATGATACGATAAACAATAGTGACGTGAAGTAGATATAAGCTATTGAATATGTGCCATGTTGTTTTTCACCGAATAAAAATAGTCggttattgatttttaaaatgaatatttcaaaaaaaatcaaattttatcaGCACACGTCTAGGATGAGACGACCATCACAAATGAAAGGTGCAGAAGTTatcaccaaatattttaaattagcatCAAAACTAATTTCGATAATTAATAACATCCAAGTACCTAAATAGGAGGAATGAACACATATTGAGAATTTAATAACATCAAGACAACAACATAAGCATTTCACTTTACTAAAACCcttgtaaaataatttattatcgtCTCAATAACTCAAATTAACTCAAAATAGTATATCGCAGTCACTTGACAAATCATTGAAAAATCACTTATTAACTTCTGCGGAACAAATATAACATGATTTTACTTcaaagaaaaacagaaaatccataaacaacaaaaaatatacATCATACGGAAGTTAATGTCAAGCTCTATACATGACAAAAATCTAATCTTGATTGACTTCATCACTACATAAGCTAAAAAATAACTGCAAACTCGACCAAGCCACATTTTGAATCTTTCTAcataataaatgaaataaacaaatttagtaaaaaaaatcaatcatttcATCTTGTGCTAACTCAATCGAAGCCCTCCGCCGTACAACCCTTTTCAACTCTAAGTATTTGCTTCCAAAACTGTATTTTATAGAGTAATTTGATTCTTCTTATGATTAAATGAGTTGAAGATAATTTTAATGGGCTAAGttattaaatgtaattatttatGGGTTGGACAAAACTTTAATGTAggttaaaattatatatatatatatatatatatatttatcataattattaattttttttatgtagtaCGTATTCAATGACACTACATCAAGTGTGAAGTGGGATAGACGATGTGTCCCAGCTTGTTTCCATGCGTGACAATTGGCATGTCAAACTAGAAGTCTAGAATACACTTATTTTGTATACTTTTATATGAATTTATTCAATCATATGACTAGTCAAAACACACGTCGGATCaacaatatttatatatgtaaacATGTTACTCGTTTTGTCTCGAaagtttgtttattttttcaaaataaaatttacaaacaaaCTTTATATAAATAACATACAATTATTCGACACATAAAATACATATTGGTCGTACACTAATCAATGAACAAATGCTCGAGACTATATATTGCAGTAAAACATGTCCGCTGTCGGCTTTAAAAAAAAGACTTATTGGAGGAACAAATTCGAAATTAGctcaatttaatttataagacgtgaaaaataaatatgcataaatagtgattttttaatattgattAATAGAGCCTAACTTGGGTAGGAATTCTAGTTTCTCACGTGTTCTTATCTCAATGATAACCCGAACCAATGGACCGCGTAATCCACGAAATCTTCAATTCTATTTTTATAATTTCCCCACGTTTTTAGGACAGGGTTTCGATCAACGCGCCGTGGGTCTTTGGACCCCCTTCCTTTTACTCCCGACACCTCACTCCACACACTCGTATATATATACGGCCGCCATTTTCCCCTACTCAACATCATTCACGACGACGGTGTCGATCCATTTTAATTTGTTTCCAGATAAGGGAATTGTTGTTCCTGGATTTATCTTTCTAATTAAGGGAATCTGTTCGGTATGGTGAAATATGTGGATCAAAACGAACAACCATCGCCGCCGCATTCGGAGAAGATATGCAGGTCGTCGGCTGCTTCGTCTTCTTCGTGCAAGTACAAGGGGGTGAGGAGACGTAAATGGGGTAAATATGTTTCGGAGATCCGGCTGCCGAACAGCAGGGAGAGGATTTGGTTGGGTTCTTACGACACAGCTGAGAAAGCAGCCCGTGCATTCGACGCCGCTCTTTTTTGCCTTCGGGGCATGAAGTCGAAGTTCAACTTCCCGGATAATCCACCGGAGATACCCAATGGCGGTTCCTTATCGCCAGGGGCGATCCAGGACGCGGCTGTGCGTTTCGCGCAGTCAG comes from Primulina huaijiensis isolate GDHJ02 chromosome 2, ASM1229523v2, whole genome shotgun sequence and encodes:
- the LOC140971826 gene encoding respiratory burst oxidase homolog protein E isoform X1, which codes for MKRSLSYGNSSRYRRSFDLPEDCAEVPEYGVCGAMLPVFLNDLGRNVDHAEEMVEVTLELDERSVVLRSVVPAEADSNARSSAACGRVGDEEAVDGFLKRSSSSASRLRRMFTWRRSASARAYTSDTEGQRMSPPVVSVREMMKLKAKLDRNKSSAQRALGGLRFISRNTDGKSDPNLLWKQVEARFDHLAKDGLLSRQDFGECIGMGDSKEFAVGVFDALARRRRQNIGRITKAELHEFWLQISDHSFDARLQIFFDMADSNGDGKITRDEVQELMMLSVSANKLSNLRERAEEYACLIMEELDPENLGYIELWQLETLLLRRYNYMDCSRPLSTTSVGWSQNLSKFSPRKVASKGWIALKRLLLDNWQRNWILLIWVLIMAGLFIWKFLAYRQKEAFQIMGYCLTTAKGAAETLKLNMALILLPVCRNILTWLRSTSARLFIPFDDNINFHKVRGNTRRILVKNLAYSLAINPTTLKHLQVIATAIAIGIIIHAGSHLTCDLPRLARASPDKFSAIASDFAHGVQPTYGQLLAGTVGITGIVMVLLIVISFTLATRSFRKRGVKLPAPFNRLTGFNAFWYSHHLLGLVYILLLVHGTSLFLVHQWYAKTTWMYISIPLLLYIAERSLRNRRSEHYAVEILKVSVLPGGVFSLVMAKPNGFKYISGQYIFLQCPTISPFEWHPFSLTSAPGDNYLSVHIRTVGDWTQELKRVFTEDNCSATVIGTANFGGRGNIHQNGLPRLLVDGPYGAPAQDYQNYDVLLLVGLGIGATPFISILKDLLDNTRLEDQADSNTETSRSDDSSNSIASSSEPSVKKKPQHTRSAHFYWVTREPGSFEWFKGVMNEIAEMDHKGQIEMHNYLTSVYEEGDARSTLITMVQALNHSKHGVDILSGTRARTHFARPNWKEVLKKVAAKHPCSTVGVFYCGMPILAKELKKLSQEVTRKTSTRFEFHKEYF
- the LOC140971826 gene encoding respiratory burst oxidase homolog protein E isoform X2; amino-acid sequence: MKRSLSYGNSSRYRRSFDLPEDCAEVPEYGVCGAMLPVFLNDLGRNVDHAEEMVEVTLELDERSVVLRSVVPAEADSNARSSAACGRVGDEEAVDGFLKRSSSSASRLRRMFTWRRSASARAYTSDTEGQRMSPPVVSVREMMKLKAKLDRNKSSAQRALGGLRFISRNTDGKSDPNLLWKQVEARFDHLAKDGLLSRQDFGECIGMGDSKEFAVGVFDALARRRRQNIGRITKAELHEFWLQISDHSFDARLQIFFDMADSNGDGKITRDEVQELMMLSVSANKLSNLRERAEEYACLIMEELDPENLGYIELWQLETLLLRRYNYMDCSRPLSTTSVGWSQNLSKFSPRKVASKGWIALKRLLLDNWQRNWILLIWVLIMAGLFIWKFLAYRQKEAFQIMGYCLTTAKGAAETLKLNMALILLPVCRNILTWLRSTSARLFIPFDDNINFHKVIATAIAIGIIIHAGSHLTCDLPRLARASPDKFSAIASDFAHGVQPTYGQLLAGTVGITGIVMVLLIVISFTLATRSFRKRGVKLPAPFNRLTGFNAFWYSHHLLGLVYILLLVHGTSLFLVHQWYAKTTWMYISIPLLLYIAERSLRNRRSEHYAVEILKVSVLPGGVFSLVMAKPNGFKYISGQYIFLQCPTISPFEWHPFSLTSAPGDNYLSVHIRTVGDWTQELKRVFTEDNCSATVIGTANFGGRGNIHQNGLPRLLVDGPYGAPAQDYQNYDVLLLVGLGIGATPFISILKDLLDNTRLEDQADSNTETSRSDDSSNSIASSSEPSVKKKPQHTRSAHFYWVTREPGSFEWFKGVMNEIAEMDHKGQIEMHNYLTSVYEEGDARSTLITMVQALNHSKHGVDILSGTRARTHFARPNWKEVLKKVAAKHPCSTVGVFYCGMPILAKELKKLSQEVTRKTSTRFEFHKEYF